Below is a genomic region from Sphingomonas phyllosphaerae.
ATCGCCGCCAGCGCCTGTTCCATGTCGGCGACCAGATCGTCGGCGTCCTCAACACCGATCGAGATGCGGACGAGATTGTCGGTGATGCCCAGCGCCTGCTTGCGTTCGTCGGCGACGGACAGATGCGTCATGCCGGCCGGATGGCTGGCGAGCGTTTCGGTGCCGCCGAGGCTGACCGCCAGCTTGGCGATCTTCAGCGCGTCGAGGAAGCGGAACGCCTCGGGCTCGCCGCCCTTGAGGTAGAGCGAGAAGGTCGAGCCGCCGCCGGTGCAATGGCGGCGATAGATATCGGCCTGACGTCCCTCGGCCTCCGCGAGGAAGCCGAGATAGCCGACGCGCTCGACCTTGTCGTGGTCGCGCAGGAAGGCGCAGACCTTGGCGGCATTCTCGCCCGCACGGCTCATCCGCAGCTCCAGCGTCTCGAGGCTGCGCATCAGCATCCACGCAGTGTTCGGGTCGCAGATCGTGCCGATCGTGTTGCGCATCGCGCGGATCGTGTTGATGAGCGGCTTCGCCCCCAGCACCGCGCCCGCGACCAGATCGGAATGGCCGCCGGCATATTTGGTCAGGCTGTAGACCACCGCGTCGGCGCCGTGCTGGAGCGGCTGCGACCAGAGCGGGCCGAGGAAGGTATTGTCGATCGCGATCGGCGGCAGTTCCTCCGCATTCGCGAAGATCGCGTCGCGGCTGGCGCGCACCGCCTCGACATCGACCAGCGCATTGGTCGGGTTGGCGGGGCTTTCGAGATAGATCAGCGCGACGCGGCCGGCATCGTTCGCCTGCTTCATGACCGCGTCGATCTCCTCGCGGGTCGCGCCCGCCGGAAAGTCGAGCCAATTGACCCCGAAGCGGCCGAGGACGCGCGCGATCAGCGTCTCGGTGGCGGCATAGAGCGGGCCGGAGTGGACGATCGTGTCGCCGGGGCGGACAAGAGAAAGAAAAAGCGTGGCGATCGCCGACATGCCGCTGGAGAAGGTCAGTGCATCCTCCGCGCCTTCCCAGATGCCGAGCCGGTCCTCGAGGATTTCCTGATTGGGGCCGTTGAAGCGCGAATAGACCAGTCCTTCCGCGCCCCCGGGGCGCTTGCCGGTGACGCCCTCGAAATGGCGCTTGCCCGCCGCGGCATTGGGAAAGACGAAGGTCGACGTTAGGAACACCGGCGGCTTTAGCGCGCCCTCGGACAGCGCGGGGTCGTAGCCGTGCCCCATCATCAGCGTCGCGGGCTTGAGCTTGCGCCCGCCGATCGAGTCGACCTCGGCCTTGGGCGAGCGGCGCGTCTCGACGCCGGTCAGATCGTCTTCGGTCGGCTTGGTCATGACAGTCTCACCTATTGCGAGCGATAAGGAACGAACTGGCCCATCGCGCAGCTTCCGCTGGGGATGCGCGCCGGAAGATTGACGGTCTGGGCGATGTCGCCGCGACACAGCCGCGTCTGGAACTGGCGGGTGACGATCGCGTCGCCGCGCGCCACCGCCTCGCAGCCGCCGCCGGTGTCGGTGACGTAGACCAATTTACCGCTGACGCGGTACAACAGCTTGCCGTCGTAGGCGGTGAGTTGCGGGCGGGTCCAGCGCGTGTCGATGCAATCCTGCGGCTTGCCGGCGACCTTTCCCGCGAGCAGCTTTTCGTAGGCGATCCGGTCCTTGTCGGGCCTGTCGGACTTCTGCGCCGGAGCGGCGACCACCGCGGCGGCTCCGAGCGCCGCCGCAGCGGCGAAGGTGATGAGGAAACGCATCGCTTTCTCTCCTTCTCTCCGCACGTTACCGGCATGGTTACGTGCGATACCATATCGTCAGCTCTGATCCTTGCGCAAGCGGCGTTCGGCGAAGGTGGCGACATCGGACGCACGCAGGAACGGATTGGTCGCGCGCTCTGCGCCAATCGTGGTCGGGATCGTCGGCTCGCCAGCGGCGCGAAGCCGGTCGACCTCAGCCATCCGCGTCACCAGCGCGTGATTGTCCGGCTCGACCATCAGCGCGAAACGGCCGTTCGATCGCGTATATTCGTGCCCGCAATAGACGCGCGTCTTGTCGTCGAGCGCGGCGTAGCGCTGCATGTTCGCGAACATCTCGGCGGGCGTGCCCTCGAAGAGCCGGCCGCAGCCCATCGCGAACAGCGTGTCGCCGGTGAAGATCACGCCATCGTCGGCGAAATGGAAGGCGATATGCCCGGCGGTGTGGCCGGGGACATGCCAGACCGTCGCGCGATGGGCGCCGAGCGAGACGGTGTCGCCCTCGCCGACGCCATCGTCCAGCGCATTTATCTTCGCGCGCTCGGCCGCGGGGCCGATCACCCGCGCGCCGCTCGCCTGCTTGATCGCCGCTGCGCCGCCGACATGATCGCCGTGCCAGTGCGTCAGCCACACCGCGCCGATCGTCCAGCCGCGCGCCGCTGCCGCGTCGAGCAGCGGCTGCGCCTCGCCCGGATCTAGCGCGACGGTCTGAGTGCCGTCGTGCAGTAGCCACGCATAATTGTCGCTCAGGACGGGGACGCGGACGATCTCCAGCATCTTACCACGTCCCGGTGTTGGGCATCGACACCCACGGCTCGGCGGGGTCGAGCGTGCCGTCCTGCAACAGCTCGATCGAGATGCCGTCGGGAGTCTTCACGAACGCCATATGCCCGTCGCGCGGGGGGCGGTGGATCGTGTAACCGTGGTCGAGCAAGCGCTGGCAGGTCTCGTAGATATCGTCGACGCGGTAGGCGAGATGGCCGAAGTTGCGGCCGCCGGTATAGTCCTCCGGGTCCCAATTGTGGGTCAGTTCGACCTCGGCGTTGGCGCGCTCGCCCGGCGCGTTCATGTCCTCGGGCGTCGCGAGGAAGATCAGCGTGAAGCGGCCCTTCTCGTTCTCGATGCGGCGCACCTCTTTCAGCCCGAGTAGCTCGAAGAAGGCGATCGTCGCGGCGGGGTCGCTGACCCGGATCATCGTGTGCAGATATTTCACCGTTTTACTCCCGCCCTCTAGGGCACCACATCCTCGATGGCGCGGACCAGCAACGCGAGATCGTCCTCGCGTGACAGCCGGTGGTCGCCGTCCTTGACCAACCACGTCTGAACGTGCGGCGAGCGGATCAGTTCGGCGAGCCGGCAGGTGCGATGCCACGGCACGTCGGGGTCCTGCTGCCCCTGCAGCAAGCGCACCGGGCCGTCGAAGGCGATCGCGCCGGCCATCAGCCGGTTCGCCTCGCCCGATTGCCAGAAGCGGCGCGTGTAGACGGTCGGCGCCGGGCCATAGGGGTTGGGGCGTTCGAGGCGACCGTGCTGGAGCAGGTACATCTTCTCGTCCTGCGAGAAGCCCCAGTCGGTGAAGTCGGGCGCGGGGGCAATGCCGACCAGCGCCGCGACGCGCTCGGGCCGTGCCAGTGCGGCGAGCAATGCGATCCACCCGCCCATCGACGAGCCGACCAACACCACTGGACCGTCGACATGGTCGATCATCGCCAGTGCATCGTCGCGCCAGTCGGCGAGCGACTGGTCCTCGAACTTGCCCTCGCTGGCGCCGCAGCCGCCGTAATCGAAGCGGAGATAGGCGCGGCCCTGCGCCTTGGCCCATTCCTCCAGCGCGACCGCCTTGCTGCCGGTCATGTCGGAGGCATAGCCGGGCAGGAAGACGATCGTCGGCGTGGTGCCTTGGGTATGGTGGTAGGCGAGCCGCGGGCGCGGCGGTTGCGATGTGACGATGCTCATGCGCGCGGCTTTAGCGGGAAGGCGCGGTGGAGCGGAAGGGTGGCGTGGCGCTTATGCCTCCACCCCGGCGGAAGCCGGGGCCGAGTCGGGAAGGCCGAAGTGACGTAGGGCACGCCAATCATACGCCTCCCCCAACTGGGCCCCGGCCTTCGCCGGGGTGCCGGCTGGGAGTGGGAGGTCAGCCCGTCAGCATCCGCACCATCTCGCCCGCGAGCAGCGACAGCGTGTCGTCGCGTGCGCCCATCACGACGATGCGGTCGCCGGGCCGCGCTTGCGCCACACAGTGCGCCGCCGCCGCCGCGCGGTCGGGGATGTGGAGCGCGTGGCCGCCGGCAATCATCACGTCATGGACGATGTCGGCGCTGGTCACCTCGCGCGACACGGTGCCGCCCTGATAGACCGGATCGGGTAGCACGAGCAGGTCTTCGGCGCGCAGGTGGGTGGCGAACATCGCGGCGAGTTCGGCGCGCATCACCTTGAGCGGGCCGTAGCCGTGCGGCTGGAACAGCGCGATCACGCGGCCGGGAAAGGCGTGGAGCGTGTCGAGGGTCGCGGCGATCTTGTCGGGGTTGTGGCCAAAGTCGTCGATCACCGCGACGCCGTTCGCCTCCCCCACGAGGTCGAAGCGGCGGCGCAGACCGGTGAAGTGCTCGACACCCGCCACCGCCTGTTCGAGCGACATGCCGGCGGCGCGCGTCGCGCCGATCGCCGCGAGGGCGTTCGACACGTTGTGGCGGCCGGGCACCTTTAGCGCGACAGGCACGCGCTGGCCGGTCGCGACAAGCGTGAAGCGGATCGCGAACGGTTCGGCGACCATGTCGGTCGCGAAGAGGTCCGCGCTCTCATCGGCCAGCGAGAAGCGCGTCACCCGTGCCGGCGGCAGCGCCATCGCGAGCCGGGCGGCGTCCATGTTGTCGGCATTGACCACCGCGACCCGCGCATGGCCGATGAAGTCGCCGAACAGGCGGTTCAGCTCCTCGAGCGATTTATGGTCGAGGCTGACGTTGTTGAGCACCGCGACCTGCGGGCGATAGAGCGCGATCGAGCCATCGCTCTCGTCGACCTCGCTGACATGGGGATCGCCCTGCCCGACCAGCGCGCTGGCGAACGGGCGGTCGGTGCTGGCGAAGTCCTTCATCACCGCGCCGTTCATCACGGTCGGGTCGCGCCCGGCAGCGTGGAGGATCGTCGCGATCATGCCGGTGACGGTCGACTTGCCGCTGGTCCCCGCAACGCCGATCGGTTGCGCGGCGGCGTTGAACAAGGCGGCGTTCAGCTCCGCGCGCGACAGGCGGCGGCAGCCGAGCCGGGTGGCGGCGACGATGTCGGCGACAGTGTCCTCGACGGCGGCGGAGGCGACGACGATCTGGTCGGGCGACGTCACGCCGCTGCCGTCCTGCGCGAACAGCTCGACACCGAGCGCGCGCAGGCCGTCGAACTTGGCGGGGACGCGGCCCTGATCGAGCCCGCGGTCGCTGCCCGCGACGATCGCGCCGCGGCCCTTGAGGATCATCGCCAGCGGCATCATTCCCGATCCGCCGATCCCGACCAGAAAGAAGCGCTGGCCCGATACGTTGCCGTCATGCATGGCGGCGGGCTATCGGCGCTTTGCGCGGGCGTGACAAGCAGGAGGTGGCGATGCGGATCGGAGTGCTGGCGGCGAGCAGCGTCGCCAACCCGGACGTGATCGCGCCGGTGTCCGCCTTCGCGGCGGTCGCCTATCCCGAGATCGACCTCGTCTTTCACCCGCAATGCTATGCGCAGGACGGGCATTTCGCGGGATCGGACGCGGTGCGCGCGGCGGCGTTCCTCGAATTTGCCAACGATCCGGCGTTCGACGCGATCTGGTTCCTGCGCGGCGGCTATGGGTCGAACCGGTTGCTGGCGACGATCATGCCGCAGCTGGGGCCGGCGGCGCGGACCAAGACCTATCTCGGCTATTCCGACGTCGGCTTCCTGCTCGGCGCGCTGTACGCGCGGCGGATCGGGCGCGCGGTGCATGGGCCGATGGCGAGCGACATCCGGCGGCGTGACGGCGACGCGACGGTGGCGCGATCACTGGGGTGGCTGGCGCGGGGGGATCGTGCGGGGCTGGAGCCGGGGCTCGACGGCCGGCCGGCGGCGGCGTTCAACCTGTCGATCCTCGCGGCGCTGATCGGGACGCCGTATCTGCCCGATCTCGCCGACCATGTGCTGATCGTCGAGGAAGTGTCCGAGGCGATGTATGCGATCGACCGGATGCTGTTCACGCTTGGCAACGCCACGCAGCTGCGCAGCATCGCGGGCGTGCGGCTTGGGGCGGTGACGGCGGTGAAGGACAACGAGCCCGACTGGAGCGAGCCGATCGAGGCGATGATGACGCGCTGGTGCCGCGATCTGGGGGTACCGTATCTGGGACGCGCGCAGATCGGGCATACGCAGGCAAACCATGTCGTGCCGTTCGGGGTCGCGTGAGCCCGGGGCGACGAAGACCTCAGTGCGCGATGCCGAGCAACAGGAGCAGCGCCACCCAGATCACGAGCGCAGCCAGCGAGGCGAACAGCGCGGCCGCGGTACGCACCGCGGCGCTGCCGTTGCCGAGCCGGTACGCACCGCGCAGCTGCACGAACAAATGCACCGGAAACAGCAGCATCAGCAGCGCGACGCCGGGCAGATGCAGCGCGCTCGACCACAGGATCATCGTCGTGATGAGCAGGCTGACGAAGCTCATGGAATAGGTGACGAACACCGCATGGTCGAACAGGTGCACGTCGCGCCGCCATGCGAAGAGCAGCCACATGAACGGCACCGATAGCGGGATCAGCGCCCAGGAAAAT
It encodes:
- a CDS encoding LD-carboxypeptidase, with the translated sequence MRIGVLAASSVANPDVIAPVSAFAAVAYPEIDLVFHPQCYAQDGHFAGSDAVRAAAFLEFANDPAFDAIWFLRGGYGSNRLLATIMPQLGPAARTKTYLGYSDVGFLLGALYARRIGRAVHGPMASDIRRRDGDATVARSLGWLARGDRAGLEPGLDGRPAAAFNLSILAALIGTPYLPDLADHVLIVEEVSEAMYAIDRMLFTLGNATQLRSIAGVRLGAVTAVKDNEPDWSEPIEAMMTRWCRDLGVPYLGRAQIGHTQANHVVPFGVA
- a CDS encoding alpha/beta hydrolase; the encoded protein is MSIVTSQPPRPRLAYHHTQGTTPTIVFLPGYASDMTGSKAVALEEWAKAQGRAYLRFDYGGCGASEGKFEDQSLADWRDDALAMIDHVDGPVVLVGSSMGGWIALLAALARPERVAALVGIAPAPDFTDWGFSQDEKMYLLQHGRLERPNPYGPAPTVYTRRFWQSGEANRLMAGAIAFDGPVRLLQGQQDPDVPWHRTCRLAELIRSPHVQTWLVKDGDHRLSREDDLALLVRAIEDVVP
- a CDS encoding Mur ligase family protein, with the translated sequence MHDGNVSGQRFFLVGIGGSGMMPLAMILKGRGAIVAGSDRGLDQGRVPAKFDGLRALGVELFAQDGSGVTSPDQIVVASAAVEDTVADIVAATRLGCRRLSRAELNAALFNAAAQPIGVAGTSGKSTVTGMIATILHAAGRDPTVMNGAVMKDFASTDRPFASALVGQGDPHVSEVDESDGSIALYRPQVAVLNNVSLDHKSLEELNRLFGDFIGHARVAVVNADNMDAARLAMALPPARVTRFSLADESADLFATDMVAEPFAIRFTLVATGQRVPVALKVPGRHNVSNALAAIGATRAAGMSLEQAVAGVEHFTGLRRRFDLVGEANGVAVIDDFGHNPDKIAATLDTLHAFPGRVIALFQPHGYGPLKVMRAELAAMFATHLRAEDLLVLPDPVYQGGTVSREVTSADIVHDVMIAGGHALHIPDRAAAAAHCVAQARPGDRIVVMGARDDTLSLLAGEMVRMLTG
- the gloB gene encoding hydroxyacylglutathione hydrolase, producing MLEIVRVPVLSDNYAWLLHDGTQTVALDPGEAQPLLDAAAARGWTIGAVWLTHWHGDHVGGAAAIKQASGARVIGPAAERAKINALDDGVGEGDTVSLGAHRATVWHVPGHTAGHIAFHFADDGVIFTGDTLFAMGCGRLFEGTPAEMFANMQRYAALDDKTRVYCGHEYTRSNGRFALMVEPDNHALVTRMAEVDRLRAAGEPTIPTTIGAERATNPFLRASDVATFAERRLRKDQS
- a CDS encoding cystathionine gamma-synthase family protein; translation: MTKPTEDDLTGVETRRSPKAEVDSIGGRKLKPATLMMGHGYDPALSEGALKPPVFLTSTFVFPNAAAGKRHFEGVTGKRPGGAEGLVYSRFNGPNQEILEDRLGIWEGAEDALTFSSGMSAIATLFLSLVRPGDTIVHSGPLYAATETLIARVLGRFGVNWLDFPAGATREEIDAVMKQANDAGRVALIYLESPANPTNALVDVEAVRASRDAIFANAEELPPIAIDNTFLGPLWSQPLQHGADAVVYSLTKYAGGHSDLVAGAVLGAKPLINTIRAMRNTIGTICDPNTAWMLMRSLETLELRMSRAGENAAKVCAFLRDHDKVERVGYLGFLAEAEGRQADIYRRHCTGGGSTFSLYLKGGEPEAFRFLDALKIAKLAVSLGGTETLASHPAGMTHLSVADERKQALGITDNLVRISIGVEDADDLVADMEQALAAI
- a CDS encoding VOC family protein, whose product is MKYLHTMIRVSDPAATIAFFELLGLKEVRRIENEKGRFTLIFLATPEDMNAPGERANAEVELTHNWDPEDYTGGRNFGHLAYRVDDIYETCQRLLDHGYTIHRPPRDGHMAFVKTPDGISIELLQDGTLDPAEPWVSMPNTGTW